In Schistocerca serialis cubense isolate TAMUIC-IGC-003099 chromosome 8, iqSchSeri2.2, whole genome shotgun sequence, one genomic interval encodes:
- the LOC126417085 gene encoding uncharacterized protein LOC126417085, which yields MTGRMKQLGEELSKYQDLVTAIQEMILPEGVMKTGNTHMFFNSNERSQAWTSAVGFSVHNKMISAVNKWAPISDRICWMILNAKPSKISLVNCHAPSEDADEETKNDFYLELENVVDRLPRHSIHLIMGDFNAQVGREVQYRPTIAPD from the coding sequence ATGACAGGGAGAATGAAACAGCTTGGAGAAGAACTGAGTAAATATCAAGACCTAGTGACAGCAATCCAAGAAATGATACTTCCGGAGGGTGTTATGAAGACTGGAAATACCCACATGTTCTTTAACAGCAATGAGCGAAGTCAGGCCTGGACTTCGGCAGTTGGATTTTCTGTCCACAATAAAATGATATCAGCTGTCAACAAATGGGCTCCAATAAGTGACCGCATATGTTGGATGATTTTAAATGCTAAACCATCTAAGATCTCCCTAGTGAACTGTCATGCTCCATCAGAGGATGCTGATGAGGAAACAAAGAATGATTTCTACCTTGAACTAGAGAATGTAGTAGACAGACTACCAAGACATTCAATTCACttgataatgggagacttcaacgctcAAGTGGGAAGAGAAGTACAGTATCGTCCAACGATTGCCCCAGATTGA